One stretch of Chitinophaga pendula DNA includes these proteins:
- a CDS encoding KTSC domain-containing protein, with the protein MPSSVIAAIKYDVTTATLRLIYVSGSVYDYRDVPPQVYEDMRHATSKGRYLNRYIKGKYAYTQIK; encoded by the coding sequence ATGCCATCATCTGTCATTGCTGCGATAAAATATGATGTAACGACTGCTACCTTGCGACTGATCTATGTATCGGGAAGTGTATATGATTATCGCGATGTACCGCCGCAGGTTTATGAGGATATGCGTCATGCAACCTCAAAAGGCCGCTATCTAAACCGGTATATCAAAGGCAAATATGCCTATACGCAGATAAAATAG
- a CDS encoding RtcB family protein, with protein sequence MKQEINGKDLLALGFQEGKVLGLALGVIAQHFATQEREEVLTKLQALVRQPENYLDDEVLEELATKVIEAANAPVDDTIALKEEGERYAIYGADHIDPGARQQMAVAMKLPVTAGGALMADAHQGYGLPIGGVLATKNAIIPYGVGVDIGCRMALSIFDIPAAHFYAHKDIYQQALMAHTKFGAGHGYHGSYRSEHVVLDRQEFRDIAVIKSLHEKAYSQLGTSGGGNHFVEWGIITFAERDEVLNIEAGKYLALLTHSGSRGMGATIAGYYTRLAKQLCKLPKEAANLAYLDLDSEAGQEYWLAMNLAGDFASACHEVIHNKLAAATGATLLAKVENHHNFAWKEVWHGEEVIVHRKGATPAGKGVMGIIPGSMTAPGFLVRGKGEEASLHSASHGAGRQMSRTKALQHISKEDMRAVLAANDVTLIGSGLDEAPMAYKDINLVMAAQRDLVDIVAQFDPKIVRMADDGSAED encoded by the coding sequence ATGAAACAGGAAATAAATGGTAAGGATCTGTTGGCACTGGGATTCCAGGAAGGAAAGGTGCTGGGGTTAGCATTGGGGGTAATCGCGCAGCATTTTGCTACGCAGGAGCGGGAGGAAGTATTGACGAAGTTGCAGGCGTTGGTGAGGCAACCGGAAAACTACCTGGATGACGAGGTATTGGAGGAGCTGGCGACAAAGGTCATAGAGGCAGCTAATGCACCGGTGGATGATACGATAGCATTGAAAGAGGAAGGTGAGCGGTATGCTATTTACGGGGCGGATCATATTGATCCAGGTGCCCGTCAGCAGATGGCGGTGGCGATGAAGCTGCCGGTGACGGCAGGGGGCGCTTTGATGGCGGATGCACATCAGGGATATGGTTTGCCTATCGGAGGGGTGTTGGCTACTAAAAATGCCATCATTCCTTATGGGGTAGGGGTCGATATTGGATGCAGGATGGCGTTGTCCATCTTTGATATACCGGCTGCTCATTTCTATGCGCATAAGGATATTTATCAGCAGGCATTGATGGCGCATACTAAGTTTGGTGCTGGTCATGGTTATCATGGGAGCTACCGGTCCGAGCATGTTGTATTGGATCGTCAGGAGTTCAGGGATATTGCTGTAATAAAGTCCCTGCATGAGAAGGCTTATTCTCAGCTGGGGACTTCCGGTGGGGGGAATCACTTTGTGGAATGGGGGATCATCACTTTTGCGGAGCGGGACGAGGTGTTGAATATTGAGGCCGGGAAATACCTGGCGTTATTGACGCACTCCGGATCGCGTGGGATGGGGGCGACGATTGCGGGTTACTATACCCGCCTGGCTAAACAGCTGTGTAAGTTGCCAAAAGAAGCGGCTAACCTGGCTTACCTGGACCTGGATTCGGAGGCTGGCCAGGAGTATTGGCTGGCGATGAACCTGGCGGGTGATTTTGCTTCTGCCTGTCATGAGGTGATCCATAACAAGCTGGCTGCGGCTACTGGCGCTACGCTATTGGCGAAGGTGGAAAACCATCACAACTTCGCCTGGAAGGAGGTCTGGCATGGTGAAGAGGTGATTGTACACCGGAAAGGGGCTACGCCGGCAGGTAAAGGTGTGATGGGTATTATTCCGGGCTCCATGACTGCGCCGGGGTTCCTGGTACGCGGTAAGGGGGAGGAGGCGTCGTTGCACTCTGCTTCGCATGGTGCCGGCCGGCAGATGAGCCGTACTAAAGCATTGCAGCATATATCCAAAGAGGATATGCGGGCTGTACTGGCGGCAAATGATGTGACATTGATCGGTTCCGGATTGGACGAAGCGCCAATGGCATATAAGGATATTAATCTGGTAATGGCTGCACAGCGGGACCTAGTAGATATTGTTGCGCAATTTGATCCTAAAATAGTCCGTATGGCGGACGATGGTAGCGCAGAAGATTAA
- a CDS encoding TerD family protein: protein MNQLLKAGLRQRAIYIPQGVRVGGAKEITPTTSLLVANLSKLGYAVTEELLHILNGTTPGYQATILEVFREVMGVDKNWTPLVKGWDVATEEGWADHVITFFANAFKTGGTKLPCGHVIPANTFALERYNGCPYCGTPFVFAQLKCSGKQHSVERLLSFWDEEAETGFLRDLLISKTALDATQLDSLRLLLSVLPLPVVKIGMKETLMVVIDKYVEMGQADKVQFCFVTPTDVLRYLWYKHTGFYQLIAPKTIVERKVRNNRYLRVPGEQGASDRLQAKAALKLKYNRAQCMMVAQWLNGLEMEVPQMCEVMHSRRGMWIRFIRALRLPEYSKRAGMDKLRALLDHFYNGNYEVWGGRVEHFRLRMDVESAMYLLKQRPGLFARSLFANMLWFGAERVVAAFSEIADKVPARLLLTLGMYADQYFDKKNDRVVKPLGGTNKRIPANRLLSLYEEKELVAMRKAVDGLYKERMAQRFAKERQEGKRMYIEPMLYNIPLAIGDRSEQVQDMPAALMGTRFALQGDRVRLFMQWGTGLPAQHMDMDLSCMILYEDKLEYCSFSRLSPAGCRHSGDIRSIPHKVGTAEYIEIMVDKLEELDAVYVVFACNAFSGGALTPNLSVGWMDSRYPMEISAKSGVAYDPACVQHQVRITQGLTKGLVFGVLDIKSHEIIWLEMAFAGQIANDMDHAGVKVLLQKLRNKTSIGELLEIKAKAQGMELVTEAAAGEEIYTMSWAQNTAAVTQLLVD from the coding sequence ATGAACCAATTATTAAAGGCAGGACTTCGTCAGCGGGCGATATATATACCACAGGGTGTGCGGGTAGGGGGTGCAAAGGAGATCACGCCGACTACTTCTTTGCTGGTGGCTAATTTGTCGAAGCTGGGTTATGCGGTAACGGAGGAGTTGCTGCATATATTGAATGGCACTACGCCTGGTTATCAGGCGACTATACTGGAGGTATTCCGGGAGGTGATGGGAGTGGATAAGAACTGGACGCCATTGGTAAAGGGATGGGATGTAGCTACGGAGGAAGGATGGGCGGATCATGTGATCACATTTTTTGCGAATGCGTTCAAGACAGGTGGAACGAAATTGCCTTGCGGGCATGTGATACCGGCCAATACTTTTGCGCTGGAGCGTTATAATGGATGTCCTTATTGCGGGACGCCTTTTGTTTTTGCGCAATTGAAATGCAGTGGTAAGCAGCATAGTGTGGAGCGTTTATTATCTTTTTGGGATGAGGAAGCTGAGACTGGGTTCCTGCGGGATCTGTTGATATCGAAGACAGCGCTGGATGCTACGCAGCTGGATAGTTTGCGGTTATTATTATCTGTACTGCCATTGCCGGTTGTGAAGATCGGGATGAAGGAGACGTTGATGGTGGTGATTGATAAGTACGTGGAGATGGGGCAGGCGGACAAGGTACAATTCTGTTTTGTTACTCCTACGGATGTGTTGCGTTACTTGTGGTATAAGCATACCGGGTTCTATCAGTTGATTGCACCTAAAACTATTGTGGAGCGTAAGGTTCGTAACAACCGGTACCTGCGTGTGCCAGGCGAGCAGGGGGCATCAGATCGCCTGCAGGCGAAGGCGGCATTGAAGTTGAAATATAACCGTGCGCAGTGTATGATGGTGGCTCAGTGGCTGAATGGATTGGAGATGGAGGTGCCGCAGATGTGTGAGGTGATGCATAGCCGGAGAGGAATGTGGATACGCTTTATAAGAGCATTACGGTTGCCGGAGTACAGCAAACGGGCTGGTATGGATAAGTTACGTGCATTACTGGATCATTTCTATAATGGTAATTATGAAGTGTGGGGAGGAAGAGTGGAACATTTCCGTTTGCGAATGGATGTGGAGAGTGCGATGTATTTGTTAAAGCAGCGTCCGGGGTTATTTGCCCGTAGTTTGTTTGCCAATATGTTATGGTTTGGTGCGGAGCGGGTAGTTGCTGCTTTCTCTGAGATTGCGGATAAGGTGCCTGCCCGTCTGTTGCTGACGTTGGGTATGTATGCTGATCAGTATTTTGATAAAAAGAACGACCGGGTGGTAAAGCCGCTGGGAGGTACTAATAAGCGTATACCGGCAAACAGGTTATTGTCTTTGTATGAAGAGAAGGAGTTGGTGGCGATGCGGAAGGCGGTGGATGGTTTGTACAAGGAACGGATGGCGCAGCGTTTTGCAAAGGAACGGCAGGAAGGTAAGCGGATGTATATAGAGCCGATGTTGTATAATATTCCGTTGGCGATAGGAGACCGGAGTGAGCAGGTGCAGGATATGCCTGCAGCATTAATGGGTACGAGGTTCGCGTTGCAGGGAGACCGGGTGCGTTTGTTCATGCAGTGGGGAACCGGATTACCTGCTCAGCATATGGATATGGACCTGAGCTGTATGATCCTATATGAAGACAAGTTGGAATATTGTTCTTTTTCCCGGTTATCACCAGCGGGTTGCCGGCATAGTGGGGATATACGCTCTATACCTCATAAGGTAGGTACTGCAGAGTATATTGAGATCATGGTGGATAAGCTGGAGGAGCTGGATGCGGTCTATGTGGTATTTGCCTGTAATGCTTTCAGTGGAGGAGCATTGACCCCGAACCTGTCGGTAGGATGGATGGATAGCCGGTATCCTATGGAGATATCTGCCAAAAGCGGGGTTGCATATGATCCTGCCTGTGTGCAGCACCAGGTGCGGATAACGCAGGGATTGACAAAAGGATTGGTATTTGGTGTGCTGGATATAAAAAGTCACGAGATCATATGGCTGGAGATGGCCTTTGCCGGACAGATAGCGAATGATATGGATCATGCGGGGGTGAAGGTGTTGTTGCAGAAACTGCGTAACAAGACCAGTATCGGGGAATTGCTGGAGATAAAAGCGAAGGCGCAGGGTATGGAATTGGTAACGGAAGCAGCGGCCGGGGAGGAAATATATACGATGAGCTGGGCGCAGAATACGGCGGCGGTCACGCAATTATTAGTAGATTAA
- a CDS encoding helix-turn-helix transcriptional regulator gives MSVNKLALIRYKTIDDCLRNKYKKWTLDTLIDKVSSVLYEQEGITSGVSKRTIQADIQLMRSDKLGYNAPIIVKEKKYYCYDDPNYSITNTPINNADVDKMKEIVAILKQFNGFNYFQDMSDMIARLENNIYRSTHQNQTFIQFENNHLLRGLQHISPLYQAILNKTTLLIEYQSFKAQNAQHATYYPYLLKEYRNRWFLIARPQKNTALITLALDRIITFHELTKVPFIEYNGPDFETYYSDLLGVTKTVKDTPHKVILQFDPQTAPYITTKPLHHSQTILKQDDSGTIISINVVLNFELEREILGFGETVKILAPRILASRIKRRIEKAGQQYA, from the coding sequence ATGTCCGTCAACAAACTCGCCCTCATCCGCTACAAAACCATCGACGACTGCCTCCGCAACAAATACAAAAAATGGACCCTCGATACCCTCATCGATAAAGTCAGCTCCGTCCTCTACGAACAAGAAGGTATCACCTCCGGCGTCTCCAAACGTACCATCCAGGCCGATATCCAACTCATGCGCAGCGACAAACTCGGATACAACGCCCCCATCATCGTCAAAGAAAAAAAATACTACTGCTACGACGACCCTAACTACAGCATCACCAACACCCCCATCAATAACGCCGACGTCGACAAAATGAAAGAAATCGTCGCCATCCTCAAACAATTCAATGGATTCAACTACTTCCAGGACATGAGCGACATGATCGCCCGCCTCGAAAACAATATATATAGATCCACCCACCAAAACCAAACATTCATCCAATTCGAAAATAATCACCTCCTCCGAGGCCTCCAACACATATCCCCCCTCTATCAAGCCATCCTCAATAAAACCACCCTCCTCATCGAATACCAATCCTTTAAGGCACAAAATGCCCAACATGCCACATACTACCCCTACCTACTCAAAGAATACCGCAACAGATGGTTCCTTATCGCACGCCCACAAAAAAATACCGCCCTCATCACCCTCGCCCTCGATCGCATCATCACCTTCCACGAACTAACAAAAGTACCCTTCATCGAATATAATGGCCCCGACTTCGAAACCTACTACAGCGACCTCCTCGGTGTCACCAAAACCGTCAAAGACACCCCACACAAAGTTATCCTCCAGTTCGATCCCCAAACGGCCCCCTACATCACCACCAAACCACTCCACCACTCCCAAACTATACTCAAACAAGACGACTCCGGCACCATCATCAGCATAAACGTCGTCCTCAATTTCGAACTGGAACGGGAAATACTGGGCTTCGGCGAAACCGTCAAAATACTCGCCCCCCGAATCCTCGCAAGTCGCATAAAAAGGAGAATAGAAAAAGCAGGCCAACAATATGCTTAA